From a single Nymphaea colorata isolate Beijing-Zhang1983 chromosome 4, ASM883128v2, whole genome shotgun sequence genomic region:
- the LOC116253727 gene encoding uncharacterized protein LOC116253727, translating into MVEEEMDEEWVAMAMRSDAMVAEMLLRLRLPQAELPRFSQAAAAAASLPVRWGVVRKRARQPVARADGWCDREGDGKAEMEAAREKVASPTTPLSWSGGAGSAGSGDGSDSSSHPRVKAAEVLQTAGGGGGGGDNGGAGFGCVVRLKAAAREANALRLPSKRPAKKKTIAVLKDEENKLLIERTNLENDMERLMKTYMSLVKQNKRLKMIKLPPKDVSNGKPEILASKTSEQAPQEAVLPAEAADLDPVTPPSASGAKADFLATGAAMQEVHDSALLTNTEPLSRTANATHQSHAARETCSFSPVPGCGEAFFIPDLNLPVDVSFAGDAA; encoded by the exons AtggtggaggaggagatggACGAAGAGTGGGTAGCGATGGCGATGAGGAGCGACGCCATGGTCGCGGAGATGCTTTTGCGGCTTCGGCTCCCGCAGGCGGAGTTGCCGAGGTTCTCgcaggcggcggcggcggcggcctCGCTCCCTGTTAGGTGGGGGGTGGTGAGGAAGAGGGCCAGGCAGCCGGTGGCGAGGGCCGATGGGTGGTGCGACCGGGAGGGGGATGGGAAGGCCGAGATGGAGGCCGCCAGGGAGAAGGTAGCGAGCCCGACCACGCCGCTGTCGTGGAGTGGGGGAGCGGGGTCCGCGGGCAGCGGTGACGGATCGGATTCGTCGAGCCACCCGCGGGTCAAGGCGGCTGAGGTTCTTCAGACGgccggtggcggcggcggcggcggcgacaaCGGTGGCGCTGGGTTCGGGTGTGTTGTCAGATTGAAG GCTGctgcaagagaagcaaatgcATTGAGACTGCCGAGTAAACGACCAGCGAAGAAGAAg ACAATTGCTGTCCTGAAAGATGAGGAGAACAAACTTCTAATCGAGAGAACGAATTTAGAGAAT GATATGGAGAGGTTAATGAAGACTTACATGAGCCTGGTAAAGCAAAACAAGCGTCTAAAGATGATAAAG TTACCTCCAAAGGACGTGTCAAATGGGAAACCAGAAATCTTAGCTTCCAAAACATCTGAACAAGCACCGCAGGAAGCCGTTCTTCCAGCAGAGGCTGCTGATCTTGATCCTGTGACACCGCCAAGTGCTTCAGGTGCAAAGGCTGATTTCTTGGCCACGGGTGCCGCCATGCAAGAAGTCCACGACTCTGCTCTCCTTACGAACACTGAACCACTCTCTAGGACGGCAAACGCCACTCATCAGAGCCATGCTGCCAGAGAAACATGCTCGTTCTCCCCTGTTCCCGGCTGTGGTGAAGCATTTTTTATTCCTGATCTGAACTTGCCTGTAGACGTTAGTTTTGCGGGCGATGCGGCGTAG